In the genome of Pseudomonas sp. Teo4, the window TTGATCTCGGCCGGGTCCAGGCGCAGCGAGCGGCTGACCTGATGCACGGCCAGCCCCCACTCGTAGCCCTGGACGGAAATCACGTACTGCAAACCCTGGCGAAAATCGTCGCGGTAGCGGTCAGGCATCACCCAACGCGCGGTATCCAGCACCTTCAGGTTACCGGCCTGGCACGTCAGGATGCCCAGGAACCAGTCAGGCTGGCCGAACAGCGGTGTCAGCTCTTGCCCGGCCAAGGTGTAGATCGAACCCAGGCAGACCAGCGGCACCGCCAGGGTCAGGCCTGCCACATCGAACAACAGGCACTCGAACGGCTCGGCAGCCCACGCCGGGCGCCCGTCCACAGTCGCGGGAGGCACCGGCAGGTTCGGTGCCGGCAAATGCACATCCACCAAGGGTACGACCGGCTCGATGGCCTGTTCGGTCAACACCGGAATACTGGCCTGGGCCACCACTTCGGTTTCCACCACGGTAACCACCGGCGCTTCGATCGGCAGCACGGTTGGCAGAACCTTGGCCTGCGGCTCGGCGAATGGACGAGGCGCGATGCTGGTCACCACGGCGGGCGATGGCTGTTTTCGGGCATCACGGGCCTGTTCCTCGCGCACGGCGGCGGCGAATTCATCGCTTGCCACGGTGTCGGCAACAGGCGCGCTGGACGGCACATCCAGGCTTTCGTCAGTTTCGGTCGCCTCCTGCAGAAGGCCGTCGAGATAGGACTGCAGGGCCATCTGTGGCCGTGTGCTGAGCTTCTGCGCTTGCGTCATCAGGCCACCTGCATCGCGGTTTTGTAGGTCAGCAGGTGCTTGAGCAATGCCCGGTACGCAGTAACGCCGCGGCTCTTGCCGTCAAACTGCGACGGTGTGACGCCATTGCGGCTGGCGTCACGCAGGCGCGTATCAACCGGAATATAGCCCTGCCACACATTGTGTTCGTAAGTGTCACGCAGCAGCTTGAGGGTACCCAGAGAAGCCTGGGTGCGGCGGTCGAACAGGGTCGGGACGATCTGATAGGGCAAGGCCTGCTTGCGCGAGCGATTGACCATGGCCAAGGTACCGATCATGCGCTCCAGGCCTTTTACCGCGAGGAACTCGGTCTGTACCGGCACCACCAGCTGCTGGCTGGCCGCCAGGGCGTTGACCATCAGCACGCCGAGCAAAGGCGGGCTGTCGATCAAGGCGAAGTCGAAATCCTGCCAAAGTTGCGCGAGGCTCTTGGCAATGACCAGGCCCAAGCCACTCTGCCCCGGAGACTGACGTTCCAACACCGCCAGTGCGGTACTCGACGGCAGCAGCGAGATTCGTTCATCGCTGGTCGGCAGCAGCAACTGCCCAGGCAGCCCCTCGGGCACCGTGCCCTTGTGCAGGAACAAGTCGTAGCAGCTGTGCTCCAGTGCATCGGGGTTGTGCCCGAAATAGCTGGTCATCGAGCCATGCGGGTCGAGGTCGACGACGACCACGCGCTTGCCCGCCTCGGCCAGCAAGCCGGCCAAGGCGATCGTGCTGGTGGTCTTGCCGACACCACCTTTTTGATTGGCTACTGCCCAGACTCTCATAGGACAACTCTTGACTCATTGATGTCGCAGAAACTCTGTGGGAGCCGGCAAGCCGGCTCCCACAGAGTATGCGGTGACAGAGAATTGACGACTCACTGCCCCGCCGCCGTTGCTGGTGTTGTCGGTGCACTTTGTGTGCCAGCGCGGCGCAAGGCAGCGTCCGGCGTGGCATTGGCGCTGCCGGAGCCAGTCAGGCTGCGGCGCACCTCCAGGTTGCGGGAAATCACCAGCACCACTCGGCGGTTGCGCGCTCGCCCTTCGGCGGTGTCGTTGCTGGCCACCGGTTGATATTCGCCATAACCCACCGACGCCATGCGTGCAGGGTTTACACCCTCCATGGCCAACAGTCGGACGATGCTGGCGGCCCGCGCCGA includes:
- a CDS encoding CheW domain-containing protein; amino-acid sequence: MTQAQKLSTRPQMALQSYLDGLLQEATETDESLDVPSSAPVADTVASDEFAAAVREEQARDARKQPSPAVVTSIAPRPFAEPQAKVLPTVLPIEAPVVTVVETEVVAQASIPVLTEQAIEPVVPLVDVHLPAPNLPVPPATVDGRPAWAAEPFECLLFDVAGLTLAVPLVCLGSIYTLAGQELTPLFGQPDWFLGILTCQAGNLKVLDTARWVMPDRYRDDFRQGLQYVISVQGYEWGLAVHQVSRSLRLDPAEIKWRSQRGQRPWLAGTVIEHMCALLDVAELAELIASGAVKQMHAKHK
- a CDS encoding ParA family protein yields the protein MRVWAVANQKGGVGKTTSTIALAGLLAEAGKRVVVVDLDPHGSMTSYFGHNPDALEHSCYDLFLHKGTVPEGLPGQLLLPTSDERISLLPSSTALAVLERQSPGQSGLGLVIAKSLAQLWQDFDFALIDSPPLLGVLMVNALAASQQLVVPVQTEFLAVKGLERMIGTLAMVNRSRKQALPYQIVPTLFDRRTQASLGTLKLLRDTYEHNVWQGYIPVDTRLRDASRNGVTPSQFDGKSRGVTAYRALLKHLLTYKTAMQVA